The proteins below come from a single Triticum aestivum cultivar Chinese Spring chromosome 5D, IWGSC CS RefSeq v2.1, whole genome shotgun sequence genomic window:
- the LOC123124863 gene encoding sugar transport protein 7, producing MAGGMAPLGVKKERAAEYKGQMTLAVAMACVVAAIGGSIFGYDIGISGVNTMDPFLERFFPAVFRRKNLVSLNNYCKYDNQALSAFTSILYLSGQVSTLAAAPVTRNYGRRASIICGGISFLIGAALNAAAVNLTTLILGRVMLGVGIGFGNQAVPLYLSEMAPAHLRGGLNMMFQLATTLGIFSANMINYGTQKIKPWGWRLSLGLVAAPALLMTVGGILLPETPNSLIERGRVEEGRRVLELIRGTADVDAEFTDMAEASELANTIKHPFRNILERRNRPQLVMAVCMPAFQVLTGINSILFYAPVLFQSMGFGASWSLYSSMLTGAVLLFSTLISIATVDRLGRRKLLISGGIQMIVCQVIVAAILAVKFDADKHLSRGCSIAVVFVICLFMLAFGWSWGPLGWTVPSEIFALETRSAGQSITVAVNLFFTFIIAQAFLSLLCAFKFAIFIFFAAWIAVMTAFVYVFLPETKGVPIEQMVLLWSKHGFWKNVMPDMPLEDGWGPGGDRALTDINIHK from the exons GAGTGAACACCATGGACCCGTTCCTCGAGAGGTTCttcccggcggtgttccggcgaaAGAACTTGGTGAGCCTAAACAACTATTGCAAGTACGACAACCAGGCCCTCTCCGCCTTCACCTCCATCCTCTATCTCTCCGGCCAAGTCTCAACACTTGCGGCCGCGCCGGTGACAAGGAACTACGGCCGTCGTGCCAGCATTATCTGCGGCGGCATCAGCTTTCTTATCGGCGCAGCCCTTAACGCGGCGGCTGTGAACCTCACGACGTTAATCCTCGGCCGCGTCATGCTTGGCGTCGGCATCGGTTTCGGCAATCAG GCTGTGCCGCTGTACTTGTCGGAGATGGCGCCGGCGCACCTCCGCGGCGGGCTGAACATGATGTTCCAGCTCGCGACGACGCTTGGCATCTTCTCGGCGAACATGATCAACTATGGCACGCAAAAAATCAAGCCGTGGGGATGGCGCCTCTCGCTCGGCCTCGTGGCAGCACCAGCGCTGTTGATGACGGTCGGCGGGATCCTCCTCCCGGAGACGCCGAACAGCCTCATTGAGCGCGGGCGCGTCGAGGAGGGTCGGCGTGTGCTGGAGCTGATCCGAGGAACCGCGGACGTCGACGCTGAGTTCACGGACATGGCGGAGGCGAGTGAACTGGCCAACACCATCAAGCACCCGTTCCGGAACATCCTCGAGCGGCGCAACCGGCCGCAGCTggtgatggccgtgtgcatgccggCGTTCCAGGTCCTAACAGGCATCAACTCCATCCTGTTCTACGCGCCGGTGCTGTTCCAGAGCATGGGCTTCGGCGCCAGCTGGTCCCTCTACTCCTCCATGCTCACCGGCGCCGTGCTCTTGTTCTCCACGCTCATCTCCATCGCCACCGTCGACCGGCTCGGCAGGAGGAAGCTGCTCATCAGCGGCGGCATCCAGATGATCGTTTGCCAGGTGATCGTGGCGGCGATACTGGCGGTGAAGTTCGACGCAGACAAGCACCTATCGCGGGGCTGCTCGATCGCGGTGGTGTTCGTGATCTGCCTCTTCATGCTCGCGTTCGGGTGGTCGTGGGGCCCGCTCGGGTGGACGGTGCCGAGCGAGATCTTCGCCCTGGAGACGCGGTCGGCGGGGCAGAGCATCACGGTGGCCGTCAACCTCTTCTTCACGTTCATCATCGCGCAGGCGTTCCTGTCGCTGCTCTGCGCCTTCAAGTtcgccatcttcatcttcttcgCTGCGTGGATCGCCGTCATGACCGCCTTCGTCTATGTCTTCCTGCCGGAGACCAAGGGCGTGCCCATCGAGCAGATGGTGCTGCTCTGGAGCAAGCACGGGTTCTGGAAGAACGTCATGCCGGACATGCCGCTCGAGGACGGATGGGGACCCGGTGGGGATCGTGCTCTTACCGATATCAACATTCACAAGTGA